In Shewanella sp. GD04112, the sequence ACGCATATTGTACTTGGAAAACAAGTGCTTAAGCGTGGGATTATCTTTATCGATTTAGCCATTGCGCAAGTCGCCGCGTTGGGGGCGATTGTGGCGCACATGGACCACAGGTTAGAAGAGATGCCATTTTCTAATGTGTGGATGCCAGCCTTATTCGCCCTTGCGGGGGCGGGTTTTATCGCTTGGTTATCTAAGCGGATGGCGGGTGAGCTAGAGGCGATGATAGGTTGCTTTTACGTGTTGTCGGCGGTGGCGGCCATGCTATTGCTGGCGAACGATCCCCACGGGGCTGAGCTGTTAAAGCAATTGATGTCGGGCCAGATCCTTTGGGTGAGTTGGTCGCAATTAGTGTTGCCGACTGTGGTTTATGCGGCTGTGTTAGCGGTGATTTTTCTGCGGCCACAGATCTTAAACGGTGCGGGATTCTATCTGCTATTTGCGCTAGTGATCACTTTGTCGGTAGAGCTGGTAGGGGTCTATTTAGTGTTTAGCACGCTTATTTTGCCTGCTCTTGCGCTCAACAAGTACCAAGGTAAGAACGGCCTATTTTACGCTTATCTGGTCGGCCTTATGGGTTACTTGCTGGGGCTGGTGCTCTCGGCAACGTTGGACTTACCGAGCGGCGCGGCAATTGTCGCGACTTTGGCCCTTAGTGCCTTGGTCTTCCGTTTAGGCTTAAGTCAAACCGCGGCAGTGCGCCAGGTCGCAAACTAGGTTTTTAGCTTAGCCGTTTAAGCTTAGATATTGATTTAAAAGCCCATCGTCGTGCATGATTGCGCGTGTATCGATGGGCTTTTGTTTGGATTGTTAGCAACTCAGCTTACAGATGTAAACAT encodes:
- a CDS encoding metal ABC transporter permease encodes the protein MLDLELMSILLPALAAGILVLSTHIVLGKQVLKRGIIFIDLAIAQVAALGAIVAHMDHRLEEMPFSNVWMPALFALAGAGFIAWLSKRMAGELEAMIGCFYVLSAVAAMLLLANDPHGAELLKQLMSGQILWVSWSQLVLPTVVYAAVLAVIFLRPQILNGAGFYLLFALVITLSVELVGVYLVFSTLILPALALNKYQGKNGLFYAYLVGLMGYLLGLVLSATLDLPSGAAIVATLALSALVFRLGLSQTAAVRQVAN